Genomic DNA from Urocitellus parryii isolate mUroPar1 chromosome 5, mUroPar1.hap1, whole genome shotgun sequence:
CTACTCCATAATTCAGTTTATTAAATGTAAAAGAGTCTTAGAAGGACAAGGAAAATCTATAAAACTGAAACTTTCATTTGCATATTAACAAATTATAAGTAGGCATCTGTCTAGATATATGTTCCATAGACTAGCTAAGTTATATAGAAATAACTGGATCAATTTCTGTGAAGACGTTTCTGATAGGATCACCAGTCATTACCAAGGCACTTTAAAgtctttatttaaagaaagagaagaaagtcaCACTTCCCATCAAGCCGATAATATATGCTTCTTTTTGGAGCAGGTAATTGAAAGCAGATGCAACAGAAGTGACCTTGGATATTGAAGATATGCCAAGCGTGGTAGAAATCCTCTTTTTGGTCACAACTACTCAGTACTGGGGGTTTTGGGGAATGAATTTATTGGGCTTGTAAACTGCATGGACTGTGTTAAGAATAAGAAGTTCTCTATTAATGGCTTTATTCTCACAGGCTTGGCTATTTCCAGAGTTTCTATAATATGGTACATAAGTTTTGATggagtcataaagtcattctctCCAGATATGCATACTTCTAGTGACCTAACTGAATATTTTAGTTACTTAGTTTGccgaagtccggctgcagcaaaataaccggagggtgacgagcaacttgtatagattgatacagcaggagtggaagccgtttattgtaggaccggaggggtatatatacattccacacagcttatcttaattaacataaactagatacagcagtcaaccaataaggaatctccacacttaatggcttgctggtgttacttcacaaaccactccctctgcaaaataccaggtgccatcttgacttgtttacagactctaacattagTTGAATGTTTTAGTTCCTCTGTCACTTGAATATCTGGTTTTCTACCAACCTCAGCATCTTCTATTTTTTGAAGACAGCGAATTTTTCCCACTACATATTTCTCTGGTTGAAGAGAAGAATCAATAGAGTTTTTGCCTTTCTGATTGGATGCTTGCTTGTGTCATGGTTACTTACTTTTCTACAAGTTGTGAAAGTGATTAGTGGTGATAAAATGAACCATAGAAACACATCATAGCTGTTTCACCTACAGAGAAGTGATTTCTTACTTAAACAGATTTTTCTCAATCTGGGAGTCACTCTCTTCTTTACAGTATTCCTAATTACCTGTGTCCTATTGATCGTTTCCCTGTGGAGACACAAAAGTCATATGCAACTGAACAAAAATTCGCAGACCTCAATACAGAAACTCATGTGAAAGCCATGGgagttttaatatcttttatcATCCTCCTTATCTTGCATGTGATAGGCATCCTCATAGAAGCAGTATGTGGTAGTAAGCCAGAAAACAAACTGCTATTTACTTTTGGTTTCACAACCACAGCCATATATCCCTGGGGTCACTCCTTTATCCTAATTCTAGGAAACAACAAGCTAAAGCAAACTTGCTGGAGGGTACTGCAGCAATTAAAGTGctgtgagaaaggaaaaaatctcAGAGCCTCAGACAGGCTTGCACAGAAACGTATGTTCCAGGAGAATAATCCGCTGAGAAAATCCTCAAAgacctttttccttcttttgcatcACATTCTTTTATTGTTCTATAACTGTGTTATGGAACTTCATTCAATTTTCCATGATATGTTCTACTATGTCTCAGAGAATATCTCTCTCTGATGAGATTTTAGTCTCATGTGCAAGTTCCTGACTCTTCAACATCTTCTCATACTCTTCCCAAAGGAAAAATGTCAGCCTGGAACTATTCTAGGTAAAGACTATTGTGTTGGGAAGAGACATTTAAAACAAGCCTCTGTATTGTGCTTTGCCCAACTGCCCTGAAGCACCAACCCCCATCTTCTTCCTCAGGAAgatctacagaaaaagaaaccaagacaGAAAATCTTGATCAATCTTGACAGTTATGATATGGActtgagaaacagaaaaggatACTTTTTGTGTGTGCAATTTCAATAATTTAGAAAGTTACTTTTATATTCACTGTTAAAATCCTAATGTGctttaaataaaaacttgggTATGTTTGTTAAAGTACGAGTAATCATATTGGTAAAAGTGAAAATTAGAGAAAGAGTCTGCCTTAGGGAGAGGGGATCAGAATACGTATGAAATGAGTCTTCAGACTCCTCAGTACAGTGATTTGAGATGAAAAGTCAAGAATCAAATCAGTTGAGTAAGGATTCTGCCACATCTACAGATCCACAGGACTCAACATGATCTCTGACCAAGGGACAAAAGACTGACCAAGGAAAAggtcaggaaaataaaacatggcCCAGGGCTCCACAGGCACGTGGGCATAGGCATATCCACACACAGTTTCAGGAACTGGAAGAGCATATAGagaatattgaaattatttttaacagaaatgCTAACGAAAATGAATTTGATACATTCCTTGCAGAATTGGTAAGTACTCTGCAGCAATAGTGAACcaatattttaatagtaaaaaaaaatccatttattccAATCTCAAAATAACTCaaggttattatttttaatgttgctACTTAGGTTATAAAAAGAGTTttgaatttgtatatatttgattACTAGGGTGTTTACAAATTTTTATAGGATTTAAACATTTTAGGAAttactttctcttattttttcaagtcTTCTGGCTATTCTTACCAATTTTGTGATTATACATTAGCACTATTATAtgttaggatttttttctcttaattagcTCTTGAGCAAATAATTTGTGGTGTTTGTAGAAATGCCTTTataatttagattaaaaaatcaaaatttacaaGTTTTATTCATGATTTCTTCTAGTGTTATTTTTgccaatattaatttattaattatagattattttccctttttcaatAGTTCCATTTTCTACTATAAAACAATGTGATTTTATTGCACCTAAAATTAGCACAGAAAAGCATGAAGGAGAAATTGATTAATcatgtttgaaatatttaaccattattagtatattttaaataaattttaagataggTGGATAGATAATAGGTTGTTGCTTAGGAATCTGTTTcatacattaatatatatatatatatatatatatatatatatatatatatatataaactgaataAATAGGTTTCTTATGCCTGAGTAGTAGaattatagattatttttattttcttaatcttttataAATTGTTCACTTTTCTATGAAATAGTTTGTGTAATCAGAAAAGATagttaaataaaagacaaaagacatgaaaaaaagtCTGTT
This window encodes:
- the LOC113198214 gene encoding LOW QUALITY PROTEIN: taste receptor type 2 member 114 (The sequence of the model RefSeq protein was modified relative to this genomic sequence to represent the inferred CDS: inserted 1 base in 1 codon; substituted 1 base at 1 genomic stop codon) — translated: MFSSRFLCHLNIWFSTNLSIFYFLKTANFSHYIFLWLKRRINRVFAFLIGCLLVSWLLTFLQVVKVISGDKMNHRNTSXLFHLQRSDFLLKQIFLNLGVTLFFTVFLITCVLLIVSLWRHKSHMQXEQKFADLNTETHVKAMGVLISFIILLILHVIGILIEAVCGSKPENKLLFTFGFTTTAIYPWGHSFILILGNNKLKQTCWRVLQQLKCCEKGKNLRASDRLAQKLPFSTIKQCDFIAPKISTEKHEGEID